One genomic region from Salipiger sp. CCB-MM3 encodes:
- the ugpE gene encoding sn-glycerol-3-phosphate ABC transporter permease UgpE, producing the protein MQKIKPLDHLILILGALFLCTPVVMALMSSTHAAIDIHSNGLYLTPGSHGAETYGKVLTHKGGFTGDVTGLLMLGNSMIMGLGFAIGKIVLSMLAAYALVYFRFRFATLMFWAIFATLLLPLEVRIVPSYQVMSELHLLNTYTGLIVPLLASATGTFFFRQFFRSVPDELLEAARIDGAGPVKFFIDVLVPLSKTMMAAIFIIMFIYGWNQYLWPLLMTTDESFYTLMRGIKSILQVWVGSQIPDYNEAFALAVLAMVPPVAVVVIFQRMFIKGLTESDK; encoded by the coding sequence ATGCAGAAAATCAAACCCCTCGACCACCTGATCCTGATCCTCGGCGCGCTGTTTCTCTGCACGCCGGTGGTCATGGCGCTGATGTCCTCGACCCATGCGGCGATCGACATCCATTCGAATGGCCTCTACCTCACCCCCGGCAGCCACGGCGCCGAGACCTACGGCAAGGTGCTGACCCACAAGGGCGGCTTCACCGGCGACGTCACCGGCCTTTTGATGCTGGGCAACTCGATGATCATGGGCCTTGGCTTTGCCATCGGGAAAATCGTGCTGTCGATGTTGGCTGCCTACGCGCTGGTCTACTTCCGTTTCCGCTTTGCCACGCTGATGTTCTGGGCGATCTTCGCCACGCTGCTGCTGCCGCTCGAGGTGCGCATCGTGCCCTCTTATCAGGTGATGTCGGAGCTGCATCTGCTCAACACCTACACCGGGCTGATCGTGCCGCTGCTGGCCTCGGCCACCGGCACGTTCTTCTTCCGGCAGTTCTTTCGCTCGGTGCCGGACGAACTGCTTGAAGCGGCGCGGATCGACGGCGCGGGGCCGGTGAAATTCTTCATCGACGTGCTGGTGCCTCTGTCGAAAACCATGATGGCGGCGATCTTCATCATCATGTTCATCTACGGCTGGAACCAGTACCTCTGGCCGCTGCTGATGACCACGGACGAGAGCTTTTACACGCTCATGCGCGGCATCAAGTCGATCCTGCAGGTCTGGGTCGGCAGTCAGATCCCCGATTACAACGAAGCCTTTGCCCTCGCGGTGCTGGCCATGGTCCCCCCGGTTGCCGTGGTGGTGATCTTTCAGCGCATGTTCATCAAGGGCCTGACGGAAAGTGACAAATAA
- a CDS encoding sn-glycerol-3-phosphate import ATP-binding protein UgpC, whose amino-acid sequence MAELTLKSVGKTYSGGVDAVSDVNIDIKDGEFIVLVGPSGCGKSTLLRMVAGLETVTRGDVMIGGRRVNDLDPAERDIAMVFQNYALYPHMSVRDNMAYGLKNRGESKAVIEERVAEASRMLELGPYLDRKPRALSGGQRQRVAMGRAIVRQPAAFLFDEPLSNLDAKLRVSMRMEIRKLQQRLGTTSLYVTHDQLEAMTLADRLVVLNGGRVEQIGAPLEVYRKPASTFVASFIGAPAMSLLDARIEGGRVLLEGHALAEVGNAPGPVTLGFRAEDLRIVETGGLPMRVEYVEELGAQRIIHGMVGDQALAVTDMHDTPLSQVMRVAFDPARLHLFDAQTGRRFEKSLQRMAEAAQ is encoded by the coding sequence ATGGCTGAGCTTACTCTCAAGTCGGTCGGCAAGACCTACTCCGGCGGCGTCGATGCCGTCTCCGATGTGAACATCGATATCAAGGACGGCGAGTTCATCGTGCTCGTCGGCCCCTCGGGCTGTGGCAAGTCCACGCTTCTGCGCATGGTGGCGGGGCTGGAGACGGTCACGCGCGGCGACGTGATGATTGGCGGTCGGCGGGTGAATGACCTCGATCCGGCCGAGCGCGACATCGCCATGGTGTTCCAGAACTATGCGCTCTACCCGCATATGTCGGTGCGCGACAACATGGCCTACGGGCTGAAGAACCGCGGCGAAAGCAAAGCGGTGATCGAGGAGCGCGTGGCCGAAGCCTCGCGCATGCTGGAGCTTGGGCCGTATCTTGACCGCAAGCCGCGCGCCCTGTCGGGCGGTCAGCGCCAGCGGGTCGCCATGGGCCGCGCCATCGTGCGCCAGCCCGCCGCCTTCCTTTTCGACGAGCCGCTGTCGAACCTCGACGCCAAGCTGCGGGTGTCCATGCGGATGGAAATCCGCAAGCTGCAGCAGCGGCTCGGGACGACCTCGCTCTACGTCACCCACGACCAGCTCGAGGCGATGACGCTCGCCGACCGGCTGGTGGTGCTGAACGGCGGGCGGGTCGAGCAGATCGGCGCGCCGCTCGAGGTCTACCGCAAGCCCGCGTCCACCTTTGTTGCCTCCTTTATCGGGGCTCCGGCCATGAGCCTTCTGGACGCGCGGATCGAGGGCGGGCGTGTGCTGCTCGAAGGTCATGCGCTGGCCGAGGTGGGCAATGCGCCGGGGCCGGTGACGCTGGGCTTCCGGGCCGAGGATCTGCGCATCGTCGAGACCGGCGGCCTGCCGATGCGGGTGGAATACGTCGAGGAGCTGGGCGCGCAGCGCATCATCCACGGCATGGTGGGCGATCAGGCCCTGGCAGTCACCGACATGCATGATACGCCGCTCTCGCAAGTGATGCGCGTGGCCTTCGACCCCGCTCGGCTGCACCTTTTCGATGCGCAGACCGGGCGCCGCTTCGAAAAATCCCTGCAGCGCATGGCGGAGGCGGCGCAATGA
- a CDS encoding ABC transporter permease subunit, whose protein sequence is MTDTPMTLPRAERSALDRLRAWWGGETANPVKRVQFDRPLTPWLFLLPQLAVVVIFFYWPSVQAVTSSFYLEDPFGFGATFVGMENYTDALSSSGYLSTAAFTAFFCVVVTALALGLGLLLAVKADKVIRGAETYKTLLISVYAIAPPVAGLIGMMFFDMHMGPMKDLAAFFGYDLKVGINYWDTATALIVIAVWKQIPYNFIFFLSGLQSVPVSVREAALIDAQSGWRRFKDITLPLLAPTAFFLLVINITYAMFDTFPIIDVIVKDKPANNPMTLVYKVYLDGFKGNDIGGSSAQSVILMIVVALLTVLQFRFLERRVHYG, encoded by the coding sequence GTGACCGACACTCCCATGACCTTGCCAAGGGCCGAGCGCAGCGCGCTGGATCGCCTGCGCGCGTGGTGGGGCGGCGAGACCGCCAACCCCGTCAAACGCGTGCAGTTCGACCGCCCGCTCACCCCATGGCTCTTTCTGCTGCCGCAGCTCGCGGTGGTGGTGATCTTCTTCTACTGGCCCTCCGTGCAGGCGGTGACCTCGTCGTTTTACCTCGAAGACCCCTTCGGGTTCGGCGCCACCTTCGTCGGGATGGAGAACTACACCGACGCGCTGAGCAGTTCGGGCTACCTCTCGACCGCCGCCTTCACCGCCTTTTTCTGCGTGGTGGTGACCGCGTTGGCGCTGGGGCTGGGGCTGCTGCTGGCGGTCAAGGCCGACAAGGTGATCCGCGGCGCGGAGACCTACAAGACGCTGCTGATCTCGGTCTACGCCATCGCGCCGCCGGTCGCCGGGCTGATCGGCATGATGTTCTTTGACATGCACATGGGGCCAATGAAGGACCTCGCCGCCTTTTTCGGCTATGATCTGAAGGTCGGCATCAATTATTGGGACACCGCCACTGCGCTCATCGTGATCGCCGTGTGGAAGCAGATCCCCTACAACTTCATCTTCTTCCTGTCGGGGTTGCAGTCGGTGCCGGTCTCGGTGCGCGAAGCCGCGCTGATCGACGCGCAGTCCGGCTGGCGCCGGTTCAAGGACATCACCCTGCCGCTGCTGGCACCCACCGCCTTCTTCCTGCTGGTAATCAACATCACCTACGCGATGTTCGACACTTTCCCGATCATCGATGTCATCGTGAAAGACAAGCCCGCCAACAACCCAATGACGCTGGTCTACAAGGTCTATCTCGACGGCTTCAAAGGCAATGACATCGGCGGCAGCTCGGCGCAGTCGGTGATCCTGATGATCGTCGTGGCGCTGCTGACGGTGCTGCAGTTCCGCTTCCTCGAACGCCGCGTGCATTACGGGTGA
- a CDS encoding extracellular solute-binding protein — MIKLAAGTVTFALTASTALAATDITWWHGMGGRNGEVINEISQQFNEAQDACNLTPISRGTYEEALSSGIAAFRSGEQPNILQVFDAGAATIIAAKGATVPAEDLIKGAGEEFNRDDFIAGVRNFYADSDGKFIGMPFNSSAPIMYYNVEAFEKAGVEPPKTWEEFEEVAPALKEAGYLPMTASQLTWMMVENFKSRNNQQFATNNNGYDGTEGTEIIVNDENQVMMFEKLKAWADEGLYGFYGAGWADNLKPFEEGEAAMWIGSSGSFGGLQKSADFDFDAVYMPYWDSIEGAGTQSFIGGAALFAMAGKPDAENACTAKFFSFLTSPETQVYWHKNTGYVPITEAAYEMAKGEGYYDEQPVAEVGIQQLMLDGGEWSKGYRLGFYPQIRSVMEREFNRIFSGETDVQAAFDTIQEEGDALLARFAKTAN; from the coding sequence ATGATCAAGCTTGCAGCAGGGACAGTGACTTTCGCACTGACCGCCTCGACCGCACTCGCCGCCACCGACATCACGTGGTGGCACGGCATGGGCGGCCGCAACGGCGAAGTGATCAACGAGATTTCGCAGCAATTCAACGAGGCGCAGGACGCATGTAACCTGACGCCGATCTCGCGCGGCACCTACGAAGAGGCGCTGTCGTCGGGCATCGCGGCCTTCCGTTCGGGGGAGCAGCCGAACATCCTGCAGGTGTTCGACGCGGGCGCCGCCACCATCATCGCTGCAAAGGGCGCGACGGTCCCCGCCGAAGACCTGATCAAGGGCGCGGGCGAAGAGTTCAACCGCGACGACTTCATCGCCGGTGTGCGGAACTTCTACGCCGACAGCGACGGCAAGTTCATTGGCATGCCGTTCAACTCGTCGGCGCCGATCATGTATTACAACGTTGAAGCCTTCGAGAAGGCGGGCGTCGAGCCGCCGAAGACCTGGGAAGAGTTCGAAGAGGTTGCTCCCGCGCTGAAAGAGGCAGGTTACCTGCCGATGACCGCCTCGCAGTTGACCTGGATGATGGTTGAGAACTTCAAGTCGCGGAACAACCAGCAGTTCGCCACCAACAACAACGGCTACGACGGCACTGAGGGCACCGAGATCATCGTCAACGATGAGAACCAGGTGATGATGTTCGAAAAGCTCAAGGCATGGGCCGACGAAGGCCTCTACGGCTTCTACGGCGCTGGCTGGGCCGACAACCTCAAGCCCTTCGAAGAGGGCGAGGCCGCCATGTGGATCGGCTCGTCGGGCAGCTTCGGCGGCCTGCAGAAATCAGCAGATTTCGATTTTGACGCCGTCTACATGCCCTATTGGGACAGCATCGAAGGTGCCGGCACGCAAAGCTTCATCGGTGGCGCCGCGCTTTTCGCCATGGCCGGCAAACCCGACGCCGAGAACGCCTGTACCGCGAAGTTCTTCTCGTTCCTGACCTCGCCCGAGACCCAGGTCTACTGGCACAAGAACACCGGCTATGTGCCGATCACCGAGGCCGCCTACGAGATGGCCAAGGGCGAAGGCTACTACGACGAGCAGCCGGTGGCCGAGGTCGGCATCCAGCAGCTGATGCTCGACGGCGGCGAATGGTCCAAGGGCTACCGTCTGGGCTTCTACCCGCAGATCCGCTCGGTGATGGAGCGCGAGTTCAACCGCATCTTCTCGGGTGAGACCGACGTGCAGGCCGCGTTCGACACCATCCAGGAAGAGGGCGACGCGCTGCTGGCGCGCTTTGCCAAGACCGCCAACTAA